In Williamwhitmania taraxaci, the genomic window AAAAATGTCCGATGCGTTCTGGGCTACCTACTTCCCGCCCAACGGTTGGGGTTGCCGCTGCAGCGCCGATCAGTTGGCAGCCAGCTACGCCGTAGAAACCGAAGTCCTTCCGGATATGCCGGTTCAGCCAATGTTTCGAACGAACCTTGCGGCCAGTGGATTGGTATTTCCGAAGGGACATCCCTACTATACCGGTGTCCCAGCAGAGGCGCTGCGCGAGGCCATAGGCTACCTTCCTCCGGATGCGGCCTACAACCGCGTGTATAAATCGGAAGCGTCGGGAAAGGAGGTTAAGCTACATATCCTGCACGGGATAGCGGAGGCACCCACCAATATTGCCACAGGAAAGGTGCTGGCCGATGCCGGGCATCAGGTAGAACTACTCCCTATCTTGCAAACCGATCAGGAAAGGGCACGGATTTACGGAAAGGGATTCGTGAAGGGAAAGAATCCGGATGCGAAGATTAATGGGGTTCTGGCTGAAATAAAAAACACAAGAACATCCAGCAAAACCGCCATCCATAATTCTATTGAAAACGGTCAGGAGCAAGCAGATTTGGTAGTTATTCATCTGCCGAAAGCCGTTGCAAACGAAACCGTTCACAACGCAGTTAAGGGGAAGGTTAAGCAAGCAAGGTATGTGGAAGAGGTTTGGGTTATTAATGGGGATAGTATTCTAAAATACAGCAGGAATACGCTCGGTTTACCCAAAAAAGAAGAGCGGTCAACCGATTAAAACCGATTGACCGCTCCTGGAGATATGGGAACGCCTTGCAGCGTTAACCCTCATCGATACAAATATACGGTAAAAGTTTGAAAATGATTCAAATTATAGGAGAAAATGGACGGACAGGCAAAGGTTAACCTCATACTTGAGCTAAAGGACCGGATGAAAACCTCACTATCGCAGGCAAAGTCCAGGTTAAATAGCGGGGTTATGGATATGAAGGGAAAGTTGGGCGATCTGAAATCATCCTATCGCACGCTCGAGCACGCTTCTGGATCCAGCTTTATGGCAATTCGGAGTAGGCTATCCCTGCTCAAAACATCGCACGTGGAGGCATTCCGGGCTATGAAGGATGAAATACCCGGGGTAGGCAGAGCGCTGGGCCTGCTAAAGAACCCTTTGATGCTGGCCGGCGCAGCGGTCGTTGGGCTGGGAGCGCTCTTCCAGGCTTCCACCAAGCAGGCCGCCGAGTTTAGCTACGGGTATCGCCAGCTATCCATGCTCAATATCGACAAGCCCATGCAGGATTTAAAGGCGCTAAGGGGTATTGTCCTGGATACAGCATTTCAGAAAGGCTTCGATCCGGGCAACACCACGAAGGCGTTTTTTGATGTGCAATCCGTTACCGGAAAGTATGGCAGCGAGGTAAAGGAGATCGTAGCCAAACAGGGCGAGTTTGCCCAGCTGATGCAGGCCGATTTTAACTCTTGGATTGAAGGAACGGCCAAAGCTATGGCCAACTACGGCTTTGGGGCCGATAAGCTGGATGAGTTTAACCGTGCGGCCTTCGCTACGGTAAAAACGGGCGTTACTACCTTCGATGAGCTGGCCAAGGTCCAGAGCGTTTTTGCCGGATCGGCAGCCTCCGCAAAACAGGAGTTTGCTTCGGCCAATAAGGTTTTTTCGCTTTTTACCGTTAAGGTAAAAAGTGCAGATGAGGCGGCTACGCTTACCAAGTCGCTGTTCAACGACCTCACCAAGCAAACCACCATTGATGCGTTTAAGAAGATAGGCATTAGCATGTACGACAACAGCGGCAAGATTAAGCAAGCCGATAAGCTAATGCTGGAGCTCAACGCGAAGTTTAAGGCGCTGGGCAGTAATGATAAAAGCCTAGTGGCCCTAAAGAACCAGTTTAGCGGGTCGGAGGGGTTAATCTCATTTATTCAGGCAGCTATGGATTCTACCGGGCAGTTGCAAACTACGCTCAGCTCGTTCGATGCCTCAGAATTTGGGCTAAACAAGGCATTGGCCATTGCCAAGGAGGATATTAACTACATCAACCAGCAGCTGGAAAATAAACTAAAAGTATCGATGATTAAGTTGGGTGAGGCATGGATGCCATATAAAGAAGGGTTAGCTTCTGGTGCCGCAGCCGCATTAGACAATACCAGCTGGGCATTTACTGGTCCATCTTCAAGAGGAGATAAGTATAGATCTACAGGGGCCCAAGAAATAGTTGAAATGTTTTCTTCCATAATTGGAAATCCAGGCAAGCACAAAACCGCTGAATTTGATGCTGCTTTTGCTAAAATCGACAAATTGATTCCATACTTCCAGTCAAAGGTTGACGATAACCGAGGTTATAAGGCCGGCTACAATGAGTATACTGATTTGGCATCCGGTTTGGGAACGTGGGGTACACCAAGCTCTGTACGCCGTCAGCAATATTACAGTGCCAGTGGATCAACAGAAGCCCTGTTTTCGCTCAGGAAACAACTGCTGGAGGTTTATGGCAAGTTGCCAATGAATCATGACTCATTGCTCGATCAGGAGGCCATAAAACCCGACCCATCCAAAGACGAAAACACCTCTCTAGTGGGGAGCGATTCCGTGGAAAAGATTACGGGAAGCGCCAACCAGATTCGGAATGTTACCATAAACATTGATGCTTTCGTAAAGGGTGGAATTAATACAGAACAAACCAACCTACAGCAGATGAACGAAAAACAGATTGAGGCCTACCTGCACGACATGTTTATGCGGGTTATTGCCAACGTTGATACGGCCTACCAGCGATGACAAACGACCTAGGCGAGTTTATTCGGCTAATGGAGCGGATAGAGAGGGTAATGCGCATCCTCCCAGCGCGGGCGGCAGCCGTGGCCGTGAACTTTTCGAAGGATCGGTTCCGGCAGCAGGCGTGGGTGGATACCAATACGGAGCCCTGGGCTAAGCGCAAATCGTCTGGATGGGGGAAGCGCGAGCGACGTGGACGGGCAATCTTGGTGGATTCCGGAAGGCTACGCCGAAGCATTCGCGTAGTTACCGTTGCCGAAACGTATGCCGTTATAGGCTCCCACGAGCCTTACGCCAAGGTGCATAACGATGGCTTTCGGGGAAAGATTACCCAAAAGGTAAGAGCCCACAGCTATTCGCGCTACGGAAAGCAAAAGCAGGGAACCGGGGTTTACAGCATCAAAACCAAGCGGGAATCCACGAAAACGGTTCGAGTAAAAGGGGGCGATATTCAGGTAAAGGCATTTACTAGAACCGTTAACCAGCGAATTCCCCGAAGGCGCTTTATTGGGCCATCGGCCATAATGGATAGGCAGCTACAGCGTATGATGACGGCAGAAATACAGCGAGCAATTGTTGGATAAACAGAGATGATATGGAAGAAGTTTACAAAAAAATAGTGGATACGTTCCGTGCGCATCCCGAGGTGTTTACCCAAAGAGGGTTACCCGCAATAAGGCAGATCGACATCAATATTGGCCAGCCTGACGATCCCGAAAACTTCGAGGTGCTGTGCCCGGCCCTCTTTATTGGGTGGGATATAAGGGCTGGATCCGGAAGCGAATCGGATACGCTATCGCTCGATTTCCACCTGCTACAGGAACCCGGTGCCGGCACCGAGAACTTTAGCGAAAGGCTGAATGAGGGGCTGGAGTATATTCGGCTTGCGGCGGCAGTTAAATACTGTTTAAACATGCTTTCAACGGATATTTCAAGCCCGCTGAAGTATAGCGGCGAACGGCAAGCCACTACACCATTCTTCCGCTATCATGTGCTCACCTACACCTGCAGCATCGATGGAACTACCGAGAGCGTGCACCGTCCAACGCTTACCGAATCGACGGTGGAAAGCATTCGCCTAACTGGGGGAAGGCTAAGGGAGGCATTTCCTAACAAAATACCGATTCCGGATATTGAGACCTTTAAGCAGAAATAAAAAAAGCCTCCAGTTGGAGGCTTTTAAGTATATCTTCAGGTTTAATATTTCGGATGATTTTTCTTATAGGCTTCTAAAATTAAAATTAGCATCCAAAAGATAGCTACTCCAATTGCGACTAGTACATAAAGAGGTCCTAAAACAATACTAAGCATAATAGCGATGAATATAAGCACTAATGCTCCAACAAAATTCATAAATTGTTCCATAATCGTTAGGTTTAGTTTGTAATCAAAATTAACTATTTATTTAAGAATACGAGCAACCGATTTTGTTTTTATGGGGTGAATCTTGCGGCACTCCGGACAGCTAACCTTATTTTTCCCTTCCGGGTATCCGCTAAAGGTATGCTTGTGCCTACAGTATGGACAGGTCAACTCCGTTGCCTTCATCGTTTTTGGTAGGCTCATGCGCTTACCTTTTCAAGAAATACCTGAACCGGTATTACCTTCCCGGCCTTTATCTCCTCCGCCATTTTACCTAGTAGCGCCTCCTTCCCGTTACGGTTTCCGGCGCTCTTCTTCTTGCCTATCCAGTTTTCGTAAAGGATATGGCTCTGCAGAAACGTTGTTGCTGCCGTGCGCACTTCTTTCAACGATGCTTCTAGCTCAGCGCTGATTCGCTTTGATTCATCCAAGGAGGCCAGCGTATTGGTCAATGACAGGTTTAATTCGTCCACGTTACGGCTCGAATCAGCAACCCGCTCGGTTAATTCGTTGTTGATTCGATGTAGGTTTGTTATGATTACTTCTAGCTGCTCCTCGTTTCCTCTTGAATCGTTTAGCTCCCGCCGCAATACCTCTACCATTCGATTCGACTCAAACTGTTTCGATTCGAGATCCGCGACGATTCGTTTTGTTTCGACCTTGGTTGCCTCCGAATCAACAGCGTGGTCGGTGTAGTTGATCTGACCAAGAGAGTAGGTTATAAATCCGGTAAAAAGGGCCATGAAGATGGTCAGCCCGAAGGCCACCGGGTTTCCCAGCATGTTATCGGCAAACTTGAGGTTAAACCCGCCAAAAACGAGCAGCGTGTCGAAGATGGGGAATACCAGCTTCATCCAGGGGCGGGTGCCCTTGCGCATCACCAGCACCGTAACCATGCTGAAGGCCATGGCGCCAACCACGGCAAAGAGCTTGTCGACAAAGCCAAACTCGGCAACAATGTATAGTAAGCTTTTCGCGTTCACGTAGGAAAGCTCGCATACCATGAGGAATAGGGCAAATGACACCCCCACTTTGGTTAATAATTTATCCATGACTAAAAGAGTGTAGCTTGTTTTAGTAATGATGATTCTAATTTGCCCAGCTCGCGCTTGGCGGAGCAGGCAAGGTAGTTGTAGAATGTCCGCTTACTTATTCGGTACTGCGGAAGCACGAGATTGTTGTATACCCACTCCTGTGATACGCCGCGACGGGTATGCTCCAGGGTTAAGCCCTGAATGTCGATTATCCTGCTAAGCATATTTTTTCGATTATAGCCCACGCGCTGAAACTTTTATTATATTTGCCCTTGGGTGGGGGTCTCGTAGCGTCAGCGCGGGGCCTTTTTTTATGACCGGATATTAGGCTTTTCAGGAAATCCATCATTATCGTTTCTATCCAAGCACTCTATCATGGCAACGGCCACAGCAGCCACCTGGACTAATTCCTTCCTATAGTTAGTGAGCCTGCCCGCATTTTTGTAGTATCCGCTAAAGTGATTCTCAAGCGCTTCCTTGCTAACCTCTCCAACTTCCATTTTTATTTCGTCAAATATAGAATCCATAGTTTTGGGTTTAAATTTTCGTTTCGCGTTTATTCCAGAGCACTGACAAATCAACTTCCTGCTTACGTGGATTTGATTCCAGCTCAGCCTCCCACATTCGCCCATGCAAAAAAGATGTAGCCAAGGGCTGATACTCCTTTTTCTCCCCTTGGTAGCGGCGCGAGTAGCGCGCCACCATTCCCATAATGGCCTCGCGATCGGTTAGGGTTATTGGGCGACGGTTGATCGTCTTTTTATCGCCATCCCAATAGAGCCTCGCCAGCTCCTTACTTCCAGCCTTTTTACCGTAGGTATCCCAAAAGCCATCAAATGAGGTATCTGCCTGTAGTAGGGTTATCTTTGCCCTACTATGCTCCCGGTAAAATTTAAGCACCGACTCGTGCATAGGGAAGTGTATGGCAAAGAACTCCGCGGCTTTCAGATCAAATACCTCTGGCAGTTCGGCTGTGGCAAGAAAACCGTTATCATGGAAAACTAGGGTTATATCGCCTTCCCACTTATCTGAAGTTAGCGTGTAGCACGTCATGCTAGGCTTTTTTTGAAGGTTTGCGCTTTTTCTTCCCCTTGCTAACCTCCAGCGCTTCCGGCCACACTACGTTGCTGAGATCGTACTCCCAGTCGTCTACACATGCGATCCCCTGCGCCTCTAGCTCAATAAGCTGAATCAAGGAGGAAAGCATTAGCTTTGCCTTTGGGTATGGCTTCAAAAAAGCATCAATTTCGTCAGCGGACAGCTTGCTGTCGGTTTCCACTATGGCCTCGTAGGCCTCGTTGAAATATTCCATAGGTTTTTAGTTGTTAAAAAGTCCAAATGCGAGACCGCACCATACCAATACCCCCAGCATAACTCCTACTATAGCGATACCAGCTAACTCCCGGCGCAACATCCTTTTTCTGTGTAGGCGCTCCTGCACGAATTGAACGTACTCGTTGTTGATCTTCATCCGGAGGTTATCCTCCGCCTGGCTTACTCGATTCATCCGGAAATCATCCTCGGTGGGCATTTCCATTGGGTTATTGTTAAGGTCTCGTTCTATGCTCCTTTTCATGGCTTCCTATTTTGTGCCCTCACGAAACATTGCTCCATGAGGGCTGGTTAATACTATGCGTCGGTATACTTTAGCGCCACGCGGCGCATTCGTCCACCCTCGGCCACCTCCACGTAGAATAGCCTGTTCCCTGTCTCGGTTCTAATGGCCTTATCGAACAGCTCTACGGCCTCCACAAACAGCTCCCAGCCCGGAACCTTGGTTCGTTCGGCGGTGGCCTTGTGCGCGCGTATCTCGTTTACGCTCGTTTGATCAAGGTCCCCACTGCTCTTGAATAGCAGGGAGTTTATCATTTCACGAAGAAATGAAAACCGCTTGCTGGCTATTTCGTCCTTGTCGAATACGGCAAAGAACTCCTCAAACTTGGCCTTTATAATGTTCACGTAGGTTTTGTCGAACACCAACCGCTTGGTAGTGATAATATCTACCGTAGCGGTTTTATCGAAGGTGGAGAAGGTTAGGCTGTTGGGCGTAGGCATTCGGCTGTAGTCCTTTATATGTGCATCTTTCAACTTCATCTGGTAAACTTCCTGCTGGGCATCATCCACAGCCTTATTGAGCGACTTCAACGCCTTCTCTGCCTTTAGCCCAAGGTCTGCAATGCGCTGTGCATGTTTTTCCTCTACCTTAAGAACCGGGTTAATGGCCCATGTGTCCACGCTTCGTCCGGTTGCATCTGTCCAAGTTTTTCCCTTTTGTTTCATAGCTTATTTTGTGTTTAATTGGTTATTCATTGCTCTTTTGTTCCTCCTGCAGCTCCTGCAGCTGGGCCTGTATATCGTTGGTGTCCCTTACAACCTCGTTGTAGGTTTTTCGGGCCTTATTATCCGGATTGTTTAGCCATATTTTTCTTTGATAAATGATTCTTACTAAGCAATCCATCTCCTTTAGTTTCGTGGCTTCTGTAGTCATAGCGTAGCGTTTGGTGGTTGGTTACACTTCCGGTGGCACCGGCTTTGGCTTGTGCGGCGTAATAGTTACAGTAGTGTCCTTGGTTACTACTAGCATTCCCGTTCCGGAGCAAAGCGTGCATTCAACATAACGGCTATGGTCTTCGCCGTGCGTCTTAGTCCCTGCTTTCCAAACCTTACCTTCGCCGTTGCACTCGCCACAAAGCTGGGTGGTTGTGCTCGAAAAATTCTTAACGGTGGGTTTCATTATCAAATAGGTTAAGGGTTTGGGGATGCTGAAATGATTTAATGGTTTGAACCATGGTCCTTACCTCCTTTTCAACGCGCTTGCACTTTTGCAGCTGGAGAATGTCCTTTGTTTTGAAATACTTTTGCTGTTCGTTGAGCATTTCGTCAACCTTTGCAGCGAGTTCATGTGCAGTTATCATGGCTATAGTTTTTTAATGAAATCAATGAATAGATAGGCAAGCCGAGCGTAATCGCTGCTATCGGTCAGGGTTGGGGTGGAGTTCATTGTAATTTCGGCTACATCGCCAACCTGATTTATGGTAACCGTGGCCATTTTGCCTTCCTGCTCGAAGGTTACCGTTACTTTTATAGGGTCCATAGCGCTTAGTTTAGGCTTATCTTGTTTATTCCGTAGGAGAGCTGCCCTGCCTGTTTGTTTTTATCGATAATGCTGTTGAGCTTCCGGATCAGCACCCCGAGATCCTGCTCGTCGAGCTCGTAAAGAAGCCGCCCTGCTATTTTTGGGTCAAGCAGAAAGATGTTCACTGCGCTCCAGTCATCGTTTATGGTGTGTACACCGAGCTTATTAAGGAGTTTTAGCACTAGGCTGCGCTGCTCACGCTCCGCTTCTGTTATTGGTTTGGTTTTGTTGAAACGACCAACTTGATTAGCCATCCAGCGCACGAGTTCGCTATACTCTTTATCGCTAAGCTCCTGAAGACTGGTGGTGCGACCGTCGGTTACCGTTGATACCAGCTGCTCCTTCAAATTACCATCATTCCCGGACATCTTGCCTAGCAAGGCCCAAAACGCGCTGTAGTTCCTTCTTTTTGTTTTCATGTTTGGTTTAGTTAAGTATTGCTAGCTATTTTCATCCCCCAGTAAAGGGTGGCCGTGTTTTCGTCAATCATGATGGTTCCTCCTGGGCAGCGGCCGGATACAAGGCAGGCCATCCCACTAACCCTCACGATTACCTTGGACAGCTTCTTGGCTATCTTGGCTACTGCGGTGTAGGGTTCGCCGCGCTCTTCGTGCGCCACGATCACAAAGAGCTTGGTAGGGTGCTTTGCCACCAGCTGTAGGAGTATTCCGCCCTTTAGCTCATCGGCATAGATGGTGGCGTTGTCCAGGAATACAACCCGGGGAGCCTTCCGCTTGCATAGCTTCTCATCCAAATCGGCAATGGGGATATACTCCTGCACGTTTATCCGCTTGTTGTTGGCGTCCACACCAACCCGAAGGCAGGCATCCTTCAGCGCCATGCTCGCTCCCTCCTCGGCCGATACGTAGAGCACCTTATCGAAGGCGGTGAGGTAGTTGGCCAACTGAAGGGCAAATGTTGTTTTGCCATTCTTTTCAGGACCGTAAATAATCCATAGGCCATTGTGTTCAGGCTGCCCCATGGCATCGGCCCATATGCCGGTAAAAGGCATGGTTATATACTTCTTGTCGTAAATATTCCTGATGCTTAGTGACCGCATGGCGCTACTGGTTTAGGATGAGTAAGCCTTCCGCCCGGCGTAGGTCGCCCATTACGCTTCCGTTATCGGAGCGGAGGCACTTTACAACCAGCCTGTCAATATCTACATCCTTGGTCGCGTTTACGGAAATTACATCGCGCAACAACTTTTTATAAAAGCGAATTTTCTCGCTGTTTTCAAAGGGTATCACGGTGGTGTAGCGCTTTGAAAAGCGGCTGAACATAGCCCTAAATCCAACCTTCTTGCTGTTGATGCCGCGCTCTATTTTCTCCTGTAGCGAGTCATCTCCAATCTGGTACCATCCGCAAATGCCTTCTGTGGAATCAACCAGCTCCAGTACCTCCATGTAAGCAGCATACTCCACGTATCCAACATCATCAAGAATGATTAGGGGCTTTTCAAGTATCTGTAGGTAGTACTTTAGGTTATCCTTTACATCGGTATAGCGGCCATGCTCCTCAATGCCTATGGTTTTTGCGATCAACCGAATAAACCGCTGCTTCGTTTTCGCCTGCTTTGCATCCACATAGAATACGTTCTTAAGGGTGCGCGATAGATACTTAGCCGCAAATGTTTTACCGATTCCGCAATCGTCCACGCATATTTTACCCTTGCTAAACTCCTTGCAAAAGAGGATGTCCTCCTCAATCACCGTAAATACGTCGGTGCGGGCCATAACCCACTTGCGCGTATTCATGGTTACTCCTAGGTTTCGGCCCACCGTAAGCCACTGCGTATCGCTGAGCAGGCGCTCGCGCTCTCCATTCTTCAAGCGGCTGTAAACGGCGGCGCTTACTCCGTTTTTTCGGGCAAAGGCGGCATCGGAGCCATCGTAGTTCTTCCTGCCTTCCAGCAAGGCCTCAATCACCTTTTCCTTAAAATCACTCGTTAGGTTTAGCATGATGGTAGTATTTAGTTATGGTTAGTATCTGTCCTTTAAAGAGTGGTTATACACCCTTTCATTTTCAAAATCGGCGAGTTCAAACTCATCCTGTGGGGTTGCCAATACCTCCGTTGGGCCGGCGTGAGTAATGAGCCTATTAATACCTGGTATTTGAAACTTTGCGTTGAGCGTAATTGGGGTGGAGTCAATAACCGTAACCGGATCAAGCGCTCTTTTCTGCCGCTGCATATACCCGTCGATGGTTGCCTTGTAGCGGGCCATATCCTCCCTAGCCTTGAGGCTTTCGGGTGTTTGCTCAATGGTTGCCCTAGCACCTATCGGCTTTGGCACCAGCTCGCATACCAGCTGGCTTCCCCCGCGGAGGTATACCATCGCCTTTAGCACCTTACCGTCGTTCGTATCGAGCCAGTAAACATCGAGGTCCATTCCCTCTGCCTGGCGCATAATTGCCAGCAGCGGTTCTCCCGTATGCATCGAGCCGTTATCGCCGAGAAGCCATTGCTTGTTTTGGAGCTGCACCATACCGGTATGGCAGCTGGTTTCTTCTTTATACCCAAGGTGGGGGAGAATTGCCTTGTAGTTCGTTGGTTTTAGAGCCGGGTGCTGGTTTTCGAGGAGATACTCCCAGCGGGTTTTTGCTGGATCCAGCGGGCTCGGCATATTGTTCCAGGTTTGAATGTCCCGGAGACGGGATTCTACCAGCTCGGTGTAGGGTACAATTGGCACCGTATAGCCGCCTGCTTGGTTGCTCTCATCCTTGGCAAAGGGCCGGGCTATCCAGCCCAGGCTTTCCTTTTCTATCCCGTAGCGCATGCGCCGGTTGAATCCGGATTCAATATACTTGGCGCGCGCGTTGTTCGCCTCTATATGCACGTGCTGGAACATGTACCCTTCCTTCAGAAATGTATTCTTAAAGCTGCTGTTTAGGTTGCTCTCTGCCTCCAGCTCGGCCGGGAGCGATAGCCCCCACTCGGCATAGTTGCGCACCATTTGGCGGTAGAAATCAAGAATCATTTCCGCTTTTGTTTTTCCCCATACCCACGTGGTGATGGCCTCGCTGGCCACATCCTGTGCAAGGTAAAACCACATGCGCTCACCCTTTGCATATTCAAACGGGGGTTGCCGGTCATCTACCGATACGATACTCCCGGCATACGTTGGATGGGCAAGGCTATGGTAAGGGCTGAATTCCGATAGCAGCTTCTGGCGATCACCGCTGCGCTTGGCAACCGTTCCTATGCGGCTCTCCCACTCGCTGAGATACTCGTAAATGGTGGAGCGGCTGAGCGTCTTAAATTCCTTGGGGTTATACTGCTCCCCCGTTTCGTTGTTGATTAGCTCCACATACCCGTCGAGGAATCCGCTGTACTGGCGTGAAATTTCGGCGTAGGTTGGTTTTTTGCGCTGGGTTCCAAAGAGGTTATTGAGCAGATGAACCACTTCGGGAGTTATCTTGGCAGCGTTCCGGTTGCCGTGGTTGCCGTTGATAATGGAGGGGTATCCCTGCTCCATAAACTTTTTGAATAGGGGTGCCATCCGCTTACTTTCGGGGAGGGTGTGCTGAACGCCAAACTTCTGCTGCAGCACCGGATTAAAGCTTGCCACATCGGAGGTAAGGCTATGCCATATTCCGCGCGTTGATTTGTTTGGAGTTAGGCTCGAAATTTTGACTTCCCGTGCCTCTTTTAGCAGCGCGAGTGCGTTCAGCACACTGGCGTTGGTTATGTATCGTATTTGGGCCTCCGCCTCAATGGTCGTCTGATCGGAAAATTTATAGGTGGTGTAGAAATCAACGGTAGCCTTGTCGGTTTTGTAGAACTGCTCCAGCACGTGCTTACCCTTGCGCGGGTCACCTATTGCATCCCTGATGCTCATTGGGAGGCTGTCAAAGTCAATGAGCAGCTGCCTTCCGTTCCCTCCACTTTGTACCCTAGTAATCCCGTAGCCTCTTTTTTCAGCACGCTTAATGGCCATTCTTAGCGCATCATAAGTGCTGAAATGCGCTGGAATTAACTCCAGTTCGGTTACTACTAGTATGTTGTTATTAAAGAAGTGAGGCATACCAAGTTTAATTTTAACTGACCTATTGCTCCCAGGCGGGTTCCGGTGTGGCCGCTTACTACTCCGTGGTGAGATCAGGGAGTCTGGGTTTTTGCTTAACTTTAGGGTGTCTAATCTTAAATGTTAAGCAGTATGAATAAAGAATCTTATAATATACTTAAGCCACTTTCCGACCTTACAAATCTTCTTGCTGAAAAGCGATCTGCTTGGTCTCAACACATCTTGTTACTAGCGTCAACCCTCTTCGGTATTTTAATTTACCTTCAAGGTAAAAGCTCTGGTACGCTACCAACCCGCTTGTGCTTTGCTCTGGCAGTTGTTGCACTCGGATTTGGAATCCTGCTAACAGCCATTGCGCTGTATAGCCATATAGATGCAATAAGTCGGACTCGGAAAGATTACACTGAAGAAGCGATAAGCGCACTTCATGAACACCGCGAAATGAACTCCGTATCAGCATCCGTTCGTAGGCTATTCGTATTTTGCGAATGGTTAGGATACATCTGTTTTTTCGCCACGGTATTACTACTTTCCGCCTACTCATTTCTGTTGGCATTGGGGGGGTGACGCCTTACCCTTATCTGGCTGCTCTGCACCCCCGCGCTCAATCGCAGCCTTCCGAATACGCTTAGCCAATTCCGATTTGCTAACATCATTCAGCGCACGCCTTATTGTCACAAGGCTTACCTCAAACAGCGCTGCCAAGTCCTTTTTCTCACCGTGTTTTGTAATTATTGTCCCCATTATGTTGGTATTTAAATTTTAACCTATCTTTATTGCGTTGTTTGCATACTGAAACATGATGCAAACATATACGCTTTTGCGAACATTACAAAATATTTCAAAAGAATAATTCGCATATGCGAACATTTATTTACTGGCGATGACGATACAGGATAGATTTAGGCTGATAATAAACGATCTATACTC contains:
- a CDS encoding phage minor head protein, with product MHPTAEAAIPADFARNLSSVVNGLAREIWNGGGLTSPKLLNLIGSLLQGQVAAGFGKGFPTVDFSTPDAAMLMRLTRDVWQFGAAKSYQQLRDMTLALKDAEGKMRSFPDFKEAVSGIGSKYNADWLKTEYNQAVGAATMAARWSDFKRNEKDMPYLRYSTVGDSLVRDSHRSLDGTVRKMSDAFWATYFPPNGWGCRCSADQLAASYAVETEVLPDMPVQPMFRTNLAASGLVFPKGHPYYTGVPAEALREAIGYLPPDAAYNRVYKSEASGKEVKLHILHGIAEAPTNIATGKVLADAGHQVELLPILQTDQERARIYGKGFVKGKNPDAKINGVLAEIKNTRTSSKTAIHNSIENGQEQADLVVIHLPKAVANETVHNAVKGKVKQARYVEEVWVINGDSILKYSRNTLGLPKKEERSTD
- a CDS encoding AAA family ATPase encodes the protein MRSLSIRNIYDKKYITMPFTGIWADAMGQPEHNGLWIIYGPEKNGKTTFALQLANYLTAFDKVLYVSAEEGASMALKDACLRVGVDANNKRINVQEYIPIADLDEKLCKRKAPRVVFLDNATIYADELKGGILLQLVAKHPTKLFVIVAHEERGEPYTAVAKIAKKLSKVIVRVSGMACLVSGRCPGGTIMIDENTATLYWGMKIASNT
- a CDS encoding phage tail tape measure protein, with the translated sequence MDGQAKVNLILELKDRMKTSLSQAKSRLNSGVMDMKGKLGDLKSSYRTLEHASGSSFMAIRSRLSLLKTSHVEAFRAMKDEIPGVGRALGLLKNPLMLAGAAVVGLGALFQASTKQAAEFSYGYRQLSMLNIDKPMQDLKALRGIVLDTAFQKGFDPGNTTKAFFDVQSVTGKYGSEVKEIVAKQGEFAQLMQADFNSWIEGTAKAMANYGFGADKLDEFNRAAFATVKTGVTTFDELAKVQSVFAGSAASAKQEFASANKVFSLFTVKVKSADEAATLTKSLFNDLTKQTTIDAFKKIGISMYDNSGKIKQADKLMLELNAKFKALGSNDKSLVALKNQFSGSEGLISFIQAAMDSTGQLQTTLSSFDASEFGLNKALAIAKEDINYINQQLENKLKVSMIKLGEAWMPYKEGLASGAAAALDNTSWAFTGPSSRGDKYRSTGAQEIVEMFSSIIGNPGKHKTAEFDAAFAKIDKLIPYFQSKVDDNRGYKAGYNEYTDLASGLGTWGTPSSVRRQQYYSASGSTEALFSLRKQLLEVYGKLPMNHDSLLDQEAIKPDPSKDENTSLVGSDSVEKITGSANQIRNVTINIDAFVKGGINTEQTNLQQMNEKQIEAYLHDMFMRVIANVDTAYQR
- a CDS encoding phage virion morphogenesis protein, with protein sequence MTNDLGEFIRLMERIERVMRILPARAAAVAVNFSKDRFRQQAWVDTNTEPWAKRKSSGWGKRERRGRAILVDSGRLRRSIRVVTVAETYAVIGSHEPYAKVHNDGFRGKITQKVRAHSYSRYGKQKQGTGVYSIKTKRESTKTVRVKGGDIQVKAFTRTVNQRIPRRRFIGPSAIMDRQLQRMMTAEIQRAIVG
- a CDS encoding DeoR family transcriptional regulator: MGTIITKHGEKKDLAALFEVSLVTIRRALNDVSKSELAKRIRKAAIERGGAEQPDKGKASPPQCQQK
- a CDS encoding ATP-binding protein — translated: MLNLTSDFKEKVIEALLEGRKNYDGSDAAFARKNGVSAAVYSRLKNGERERLLSDTQWLTVGRNLGVTMNTRKWVMARTDVFTVIEEDILFCKEFSKGKICVDDCGIGKTFAAKYLSRTLKNVFYVDAKQAKTKQRFIRLIAKTIGIEEHGRYTDVKDNLKYYLQILEKPLIILDDVGYVEYAAYMEVLELVDSTEGICGWYQIGDDSLQEKIERGINSKKVGFRAMFSRFSKRYTTVIPFENSEKIRFYKKLLRDVISVNATKDVDIDRLVVKCLRSDNGSVMGDLRRAEGLLILNQ